CATGGCGTCAGCCTCTCACCCGGCGGTGACGCTCAGAGCGGCAGGCGGTAGACGACGAAGCCGCTGAAGGGCACGAGCGAGTCGTAGAGGCGGCGGGCCACCGCGTTGTCCTCCGCCGTCTGCCAGTAGACCCGGCCGCACCCCTGGGCCCGGGCCCACTCCGCCACCGCCTCGACGAGCGCCCGCCCGACGCCACGGCCCCGGGCCTCGGGCGAGGTGAAGAGGTCCTGCAGGTAGCAGACGTCGGGGCCGCTCGTGTTGGCGTGCACGAGGAAGTGCGTGATGCCGACGAGCTCGCCGTCGACCCGCGCGCCCAGCGCGTGCAGCACGGTGTCGGAACGGAACTCGCGCCAAGCGCGGTCGTAGGCCGCCTGCGGCAGCTCACGCCCGTAGAAGGCGATGTAGTCACGGAACAGCGCCTCCCACCGGTCGTGGTCGGCATCGGTGAGCGGCCCGACCTCCCCGGCGGGGTGGTCGGGCCGCCCCGGGCCCTCGCCCGAGGCACCCGGAGCTCCCGGAGCTCCCGGGCCGCCCGACCCGGTCATGCCTTCTTGGCCGTGGCCTTCTTGGCCGGCGCCCGCTTGGTCGTCTTCTTCGCCGTCTTCTTCACGGCGCGCTTGCGCGTCGTCGGGCCCTTGGCCCGCTTCTCGGCGAGCAGCTCGAAGCCGCGCTCGGGGGTGATCGACTCGGGGTCGTCGTCCTTGCGCAGCGTCGCGTTCGTCTCGCCGTCGGTGACGTAGGGGCCGAACCGGCCGTCCTTGACGACGACGGGCTT
This is a stretch of genomic DNA from Terracoccus luteus. It encodes these proteins:
- a CDS encoding GNAT family N-acetyltransferase, coding for MTGSGGPGAPGAPGASGEGPGRPDHPAGEVGPLTDADHDRWEALFRDYIAFYGRELPQAAYDRAWREFRSDTVLHALGARVDGELVGITHFLVHANTSGPDVCYLQDLFTSPEARGRGVGRALVEAVAEWARAQGCGRVYWQTAEDNAVARRLYDSLVPFSGFVVYRLPL